ATCTTCATGAAGCATTCGGTATTCCAATTGGTGAGAAGATATTTCTCCCCGCTTATACCTCAAATCATTTTCAACCAAAATTGGATAGTCTTCCTGATGTATATGGGAATTCCAGACTTCTCCCACGTTGACAGACTGATCAAATGTAAGTCCTAGGAAATTTTTAGCCTTATTAGAAAAGCTAGTTTTATTAGTTCTAAAATCATGCTCCCACACATTATCACCGGAAAATTCCAGAACCTGTCTGAAGGTCTTCTCAAATTCCTGAATTTTATTTTTAGAGATCTTCTCTTCGGTTACATCCTCTACCAAGGTGAAGTAGTGAAGGAACTCTCCATTTTTATCAGATACTGCCTGACCATTTACCCTTGCCCAAAACCATGTTCCATCCTTTTTGTAATGTTTCAACTCAACTTTATAGGGTTCTTTTTTAAAAAAAGAATCAAGCATTTTTTTTAATTCTTCCTTCTGGGTTTCTTCACCTCTTCCCAATTCAAGGGGAGTTTTCCCAATAATCTCAGATAAATCATATTGGGTCTGTCTTAGGTATCCCTCATTGGCATAGGTAATATATCCTTCCTCATCAGTATAAATGATCCCATCTAAGTTGGCACTAGCCACATAGGATAGATTTTCCAAACTTTCTTTTTGATGCGAGATGGTTTCGATCAGTTCTTTGAGATCTGCAGTAACCAATTCTTGGTTTTTGATCAGATGGAGCAAATCCACCAATGGATCAAGCGCCGCAAAATCAGAAATTGAAAGGTCATTGGAAACCAATTCCTCTATAGAACTAAACCAGGGAGAACCCAAAAACAAGAGTAATTCCTGATCTTCAAAATATTCAAACTGTCCTCTGAAAAGCGTGGCATTATCCTTTTTCCTTTTTAAAAGAACCGTTTTTGAGGAGTTTTGAGATAATATTTCAAATTCAAAATCAGTTTCTTTTGGTCTTTCAATAAGAAATAAGTCTTCCACAGATTTTCCTTGGATATCACCCAGCATTTTTAAAAGGCTTGGACCAAAAAACTTGATTTTTTTGTCCTTGGAAAACGCAAAATGAAACGGAAACGTCGTGTCCAGATGCTTCTTTTTGAGGTCTATATGTGGTTCATTTTTGTTCACCAGCTTACTTTAAATGCTTCATGGTCATGACCATTTTCCCTTCCATAGAGATGAATGATTTCTACAGGAGTTTCAAATAATTTACCTAAACCAGATAACAATCCTTCCATAAATCCCACTAAACCTTCTCTTTTTGAAAAATAATGAACGACCAAAGATTGGTCCTCAATACCATCAATTTTGAACTCAGGTGGAGTCAACTTAGGATAGATCAGCATGATTCGGTCATGAAATAAGGGAAGATTGATCAAGAAGTCCTTCAGATTAGTTCCTCCTGCCTTCATTAAACCTCCATATTTTTCATTTCCTGTTTTAAGAATCCACCATTCTCCAAATGTAAACAAGACCTCATCGACCGAGATATTGAGCTCTTCAGAAGCTGCTATTGCCAGTTGGTAAGTGACTGAGTCATCATATGGTTCGGTGCTGATGAAATAATCGATGTTTATATCGCTTTTCAATTTGATGATTTCCCACTTTTCCTTACCAAAATTGGTAGTAATCAATTCTTGAATCGATTTATTTACGAGTCCGTACATAGGTTCCTTTTTTAAAGAATCAGATAACAATCTAAAAATCAAGCCAAATCAAAAACCACTTTTAAGAGCTAAAAAGAGCGTATTTAAAACTAAATAGTATTTATTTATTCCTAATTCTGGAAAAATTTTCCAGAATTAGGAATTATTCCGCTTTGATTTCACCCTCTTGAATCATTTTGTAAATCGTACTTTTCCCGATGTCCAATGCTTTCGCTGTCTCGATCACATCTCCATTATTCTTTTTAAGATAATGATTGACAATATCGCAGGTATGCTGCCTCAAAGTCTTGTTTTCCATCAAAAACATATTTTCCTTTTGCACTGAAAAATAGCTGATGTCTTGTGCTTTGATTTCCTGTCCATCTGCCATCACTGCTGCCAGCTCAATAACCGCTTTTAGCTCTCGAATATTCCCTGGAAAAGGGTATTTCAAGAGTTTGTCTTTGGCATCAGCTGCGAGTGAAAGGGAAGAGATCTTATTCGTCTTGACAAAATCATCCAAAAAATGCTTTGCCAAAATCAAGACATCTGAACCTCTCTCGCGTAAAGGAGGTAAATCGATCGGCAAACCCATCACCCTGAAAAATAAATCTTCCCGAAAATTCCCTTTTCTGACTTCATCCGACAGATTTTTATGGGTAGCAGAGATGACTCTGACATCTAGCTTCACCGATTCATTTCCTCCCACTCTGGTTAGCTCACGCTCCTGAAGAACTCTGAGAAGTTTTGACTGGAGATTAAGATCCATTTCAGCAATCTCATCCAAAAAGATGGTTCCGCCATTGGCTTCTTCAAACTTTCCGATCTTCCTACTTACTGCTCCGGTAAAGGCTCCTTTTTCATATCCAAAAAGCTCACTTTCTATTAGGTCTTTTGGAATAGCGGCCATGTTAACCGCCACAAAGCTTTTCTTCTTTCTATCACTATTATAATGAATCGCTTTTGCTACCACTTCCTTTCCTGTCCCAGTCTCACCAGTAATCGACACATTGATATTGGTCTTGATCGCCTTTTCGATCAAGGAAAAAACACTTTTGAGAACGGGACTATTTCCTAAAATAGTTTTTTCAAAAGTGTACTTCTGCCCCAGTTCCTCCTTAAGAGTTTCTACCTCCTTTTTTAAGGATTGATTTTCCCGGATCTTAATGACACTGTTCCAAAGCAAATCTTTGGTAGCCTCATCTTTGACCAGATAATCACTTACACCGGCTTTGAGCAAACCAACAGCTACACTGATATCTTCTTGGGAACTGATCACCACTACCGGAATGCTGGGATTGTATTCTTTGATCTTTTGAAAAAGTTTGTCCCCCGGTAAATCTGGTAAGGAAAAATCGACAGTGATCAAGTCAGGTTTTTCCTGAAGCTTTAATAAACAGGCTTTGGCTGTAGCAAATAAATGAACTTCATAGTCCGGGTTTAAACCTAAGTGATACTCCAGAATCTGCCCGTACCAAGGATCATCTTCTACAATAAATATTTTAAACTGGCTCATAGCATTTCATTATTCCCTTAAGGTACAAAAAGGTTTTCTAACAATACAATTTTTGGAATTAATTCCATTTTCTGGAAAATAAAGAAACATGAAAATATTTAATAATCTGATTTTCAATGACTTAAAATAATGGATTATGATTTGACTAATTGTTGGCACATCGAAAACCCAACAAGGATGAAAACATTACAGAATCAAAAAAGGGAAAACGTGATCAGTGAGTTGCTTCAAAGTGCATTGAATTATGACCCGGAAATTCAGCACCATTACGCCATCGTAATTCCATGCTACAACGAAGAAAAAAGATTTGCTTATCAGGAATTCAAAACATTTGCCCTGCAGCATCCAGAGGTTTTGCTATGCTTGGTCAATGATGGTAGCAAAGACAGAACATTAGCTGTACTCAGAGGCATTCAGACCGAAAGCCCAAGCAACATTGCAGTTTATGACATGCCTCAAAACGGAGGAAAATCAGAAGCTGTAAGGCAGGGAATGTTGTTTGTCCATAGAAATTACGATTCAAAATTGATCGGATTTTTGGATGCTGATTTGGCTACGCACCCTGAAGAATGGTTGCTAATGGCAAAATACAAAGAGGCACATCCAAAATATGGTGCAATCGTGGGAAGCAGAATCCAGCGATTAGGAGCTGACATTAACCGCGACGACAGCAGATCCCTTGTCAGCAGCATGATCAAAAAAATCATCAAAGCCATTTTGCGCGCCAACTTCCAGGATACTCAGTGCGGAGCCAAAATTTTCCAGAGAAACCTGGTTCCTTTTTTATTCA
Above is a window of Algoriphagus machipongonensis DNA encoding:
- a CDS encoding glycosyltransferase — its product is MKTLQNQKRENVISELLQSALNYDPEIQHHYAIVIPCYNEEKRFAYQEFKTFALQHPEVLLCLVNDGSKDRTLAVLRGIQTESPSNIAVYDMPQNGGKSEAVRQGMLFVHRNYDSKLIGFLDADLATHPEEWLLMAKYKEAHPKYGAIVGSRIQRLGADINRDDSRSLVSSMIKKIIKAILRANFQDTQCGAKIFQRNLVPFLFKNQFETPWLFDVEIFLRLQQKFGKTTLQKGVLEYPLLHWSEIGDSRLKLKDTIKIPLQLLGLYYHYQIKRKPKSILNNKQLKLALQSN
- a CDS encoding heme NO-binding domain-containing protein, with protein sequence MYGLVNKSIQELITTNFGKEKWEIIKLKSDINIDYFISTEPYDDSVTYQLAIAASEELNISVDEVLFTFGEWWILKTGNEKYGGLMKAGGTNLKDFLINLPLFHDRIMLIYPKLTPPEFKIDGIEDQSLVVHYFSKREGLVGFMEGLLSGLGKLFETPVEIIHLYGRENGHDHEAFKVSW
- a CDS encoding sigma-54-dependent transcriptional regulator codes for the protein MSQFKIFIVEDDPWYGQILEYHLGLNPDYEVHLFATAKACLLKLQEKPDLITVDFSLPDLPGDKLFQKIKEYNPSIPVVVISSQEDISVAVGLLKAGVSDYLVKDEATKDLLWNSVIKIRENQSLKKEVETLKEELGQKYTFEKTILGNSPVLKSVFSLIEKAIKTNINVSITGETGTGKEVVAKAIHYNSDRKKKSFVAVNMAAIPKDLIESELFGYEKGAFTGAVSRKIGKFEEANGGTIFLDEIAEMDLNLQSKLLRVLQERELTRVGGNESVKLDVRVISATHKNLSDEVRKGNFREDLFFRVMGLPIDLPPLRERGSDVLILAKHFLDDFVKTNKISSLSLAADAKDKLLKYPFPGNIRELKAVIELAAVMADGQEIKAQDISYFSVQKENMFLMENKTLRQHTCDIVNHYLKKNNGDVIETAKALDIGKSTIYKMIQEGEIKAE